The Rhodopirellula halodulae genome includes the window TCGCGAAAACGTCGTCAGAAAATTCGACTGTCGTTGGATCAGCAACGCGAGGAGGCGGGGGAGGAAGTCGTCAGCGATGGTGAGCCGGTCGACGCCAACATGATTCGCCAGGACGATGTGTCCTTGGTCCAATCCGCTCTGCAGCAACTCAGCGATGAACACCGCAGCATTCTCGTCTTGCGGGAGATGAACGAATCGTCCTATGAGGAAATGGCGGAGATCTTGGAACTGTCGATTGGAACCGTCCGCAGTCGTCTGAATCGGGCTCGCAAGCAATTGCGATTGGCGATTGAGCAACTGCGGGAAGCGGAATCTGGTTCCGTGGACTCCTCACTCGGCTAAGTGACATCCATCGGCAAGTGGATCTCTTTGCCAATCAAAGATGGTCGTGTCCGTTTGGCGAGCGGTTGTTTGGACAGGGATGAAGCCTCGGCGGCGAGGGAACAAGCATGGTGGATCGATCCTCCAATCAAGATGCCGGACACCATTTGGACTTGGTGCACGAGGTCCAGCCGGCTCCGGAAGAGTCTTCGCGTGGGGCTGATTCCGCCGCGGCTCAAGGCACCCCCGGCAATCCGCGTCCGTTTTTGGGGATTCAGTTTCGCTGTTGCCAAACCTACGGCCGCATCTATCGCAACGATGAGCGAACGGCCTACCGCGGCGGATGTCCCAAATGTGGATCGCGGGTGGAAGTTCCGATCGGAAATGGCGGAACGAACCAACGATTCTTTTCGGCTGGCTAGGCGTGCTCTCGACCGCGAGCGTCAGGCTGGGCGAGGGTGGCTCGCTCCGATTGTGTCGATTTCTCCACAAAATCCGAAAAAACCTGCCGGTAGAGCCTCGTCACAACCGAAACAGTCCATAGCACCGATTGGACCGGCTATCCGGCCGTTCCCTGTTCGCCGTGAGCACGGCACTCGGTGAGCGACACCTCACAAAGGACTGTAGGGAGGCATTTCCATGCGACGCAAATATTTTGGACTGGCGATGGCCGCGATCGCCACGCTGGGGCCTGCTCAGGCCTTTGGCGGTGATCGAGAGATCGCACAAGAAGTCATGCAGCGGCTCAAGGCGAGCCGTGATGCAGGGCAACTGAAGAACTTCAACCTCGACATGAAAGTCAACGAT containing:
- a CDS encoding RNA polymerase sigma factor — protein: MDEASSKRNERVATEKNSFDEVALIEAALAGDAAAFEGLVVQHQDRLYHAMIHVTGSVHDAEEVTQEAFIRAFVKLDTFQQNSQFFTWLYRVAFNIALSRKRRQKIRLSLDQQREEAGEEVVSDGEPVDANMIRQDDVSLVQSALQQLSDEHRSILVLREMNESSYEEMAEILELSIGTVRSRLNRARKQLRLAIEQLREAESGSVDSSLG